A part of Aegilops tauschii subsp. strangulata cultivar AL8/78 chromosome 2, Aet v6.0, whole genome shotgun sequence genomic DNA contains:
- the LOC109754305 gene encoding probable LRR receptor-like serine/threonine-protein kinase At3g47570 isoform X4 — MNLADNDLSGTIPEELVVSKKMFRFVTHHKRREVHTAPRNDEKKLKRVSYQDILKATNWLSSLHTISSTSTGSVYVGRFKSDRRLVAIKVFNLSEPSGSDSYCIECEVLRNTRHRNIMCPVTICSTLDSQNHEFKALIFKFMVNGSLDRWLHSEQHNGIPGRALNFGQRICIEADVASALDYVHNQLTPPLIHCDLKPENILLDDDMTARLSDFGSAKFLSPDMFIPESLDDVGGTVGYMAPEYGTGYEISIGADAYSFGVLLLELLTGKRPTDDMFVDGLTLPIFSESMFPERVAEILDPRMGHEEHQVCAEVWTQRYIVPLIALGLSCTVESPKDRPGMKDVCAKLSAIRDAFLEHRDDD, encoded by the exons ATGAACCTTGCTGATAATGATCTGTCGGGCACAATCCCTGAAGAGTTGG TTGTGTCCAAGAAGATGTTTCGTTTTGTTACCCATCACAAGAGAAGAGAAGTGCATACAGCTCCGCGCAACGATGAGAAGAAGCTGAAGAGGGTGTCATATCAGGACATTCTTAAAGCTACCAACTGGCTTTCTTCGCTACATACTATTAGCTCAACCTCTACTGGGTCAGTTTATGTTGGTAGGTTCAAGTCCGACAGGAGATTGGTTGCCATCAAAGTGTTCAACTTGAGTGAACCTAGTGGAAGTGATAGTTACTGTATTGAGTGTGAAGTGCTACGAAACACCCGCCATAGAAATATAATGTGTCCTGTGACCATATGCTCGACACTTGATTCACAAAATCACGAGTTCAAAGCGCTGATATTCAAGTTCATGGTTAACGGCAGCCTTGACAGATGGTTACATTCTGAGCAACACAATGGAATCCCAGGCAGAGCGCTAAACTTTGGCCAGAGGATATGCATAGAGGCAGATGTGGCTTCTGCTCTTGATTATGTCCACAACCAACTGACGCCTCCTCTGATCCATTGTGATTTGAAGCCAGAGAACATCCTTTTGGACGATGACATGACCGCGCGGCTCAGTGATTTCGGCTCGGCAAAGTTTTTGTCGCCTGATATGTTTATTCCTGAAAGCCTGGATGATGTTGGAGGAACAGTTGGATACATGGCACCTG AGTACGGGACTGGTTACGAGATCTCCATaggagctgatgcatatagttttggagtgctcctgctggaGTTGCTTACCGGAAAACGACCAACCGATGATATGTTTGTTGATGGGCTTACCCTTCCCATTTTCTCTGAATCCATGTTCCCTGAAAGAGTCGCGGAGATTCTAGATCCTCGTATGGGACATGAGGAGCATCAAGTGTGTGCAGAAGTATGGACGCAGAGATATATTGTCCCCCTGATTGCTCTTGGATTGTCATGTACCGTGGAATCTCCGAAGGATAGACCTGGAATGAAAGATGTTTGTGCAAAACTTTCTGCTATAAGAGATGCTTTTCTGGAACACCGTGATGACGATTGA
- the LOC109754305 gene encoding uncharacterized protein isoform X1, with protein sequence MPSLLSLLCSLLILFSFNTTILEAAQANESEIDRWALLCFRYGVHYYPLHILNSWRADSLNFCGWKGVTCSTKFPPRVVSLNVTSARLGGKISGCVVNLTFLSSMNLADNDLSGTIPEELGKLPNLHTLNLAGNSLGDNIPDSIGTSNSLSYVNLANNSLTGGIPLSWANCSSLSTLILSRNNLSGVIPSPLFDNSSKLFMVDLQINSFTGLIPHFRNVTTLKFLCLTENFLSGSIPPTIGNVSSLTSILLGQNRLSGLIPETLSHITKLFELDLSFNSLSGSVPLSLYNMTSLKYFSVGSNALVGQIPSHIGYSLPNLQSLILGSNRLEGLIPTSIANMLNLQVLDLSNNSLHGSVPSLGSLANLRQLILGKNLLEAYDWSFLTSLASCTQLTKLSLEGNALKGSLPIAVVNLSTTLGDLSLASNQISGSIPAEISNLVNLTSLRMESNFLSGSIPSTIGKLQYLYILSLSNNKLSGLIPPSVGDITQLGKLYLSDNKLTGNIPGSLGLCKGLLELNLSRNNLNGSIPVELFANPPFSLGLDFSHNNLTGELPLELGTHGVGDGPTSLHMEVNKFHGQIPARWQLASTLQINLSHNELSGVVPELFGYLPMLEQLDLSYNNLEGAIPTSGIFENSTAVVLGGNKGLCSNSSRLALPICHGISSSGTKTKHHLSLMATLLLIVLPPLTIASLVLLWFSPALWKRAVFLFFQLAVVSKKMFRFVTHHKRREVHTAPRNDEKKLKRVSYQDILKATNWLSSLHTISSTSTGSVYVGRFKSDRRLVAIKVFNLSEPSGSDSYCIECEVLRNTRHRNIMCPVTICSTLDSQNHEFKALIFKFMVNGSLDRWLHSEQHNGIPGRALNFGQRICIEADVASALDYVHNQLTPPLIHCDLKPENILLDDDMTARLSDFGSAKFLSPDMFIPESLDDVGGTVGYMAPEYGTGYEISIGADAYSFGVLLLELLTGKRPTDDMFVDGLTLPIFSESMFPERVAEILDPRMGHEEHQVCAEVWTQRYIVPLIALGLSCTVESPKDRPGMKDVCAKLSAIRDAFLEHRDDD encoded by the exons ATGCCCTCACTCTTGTCTCTGCTCTGTAGTTTGCTCATCCTTTTCTCTTTCAACACTACAATACTCGAAGCAGCACAAGCAAATGAGTCCGAGATCGATCGTTGGGCTCTCCTTTGCTTCAGGTACGGCGTCCATTATTATCCCCTTCACATCCTAAACTCATGGAGAGCCGACTCACTCAACTTTTGTGGCTGGAAGGGGGTTACCTGCAGCACAAAGTTTCCACCTCGGGTGGTCTCTCTTAATGTCACTTCTGCTCGTCTCGGTGGGAAAATTTCTGGATGTGTAGTCAACTTGACGTTTCTGTCATCGATGAACCTTGCTGATAATGATCTGTCGGGCACAATCCCTGAAGAGTTGGGTAAGCTCCCAAACCTCCATACGCTGAATCTTGCCGGCAACAGTCTTGGAGATAACATCCCTGATTCCATAGGCACTAGCAATTCACTTAGCTATGTCAATCTTGCAAACAATAGTCTGACCGGTGGTATTCCTCTCTCATGGGCCAATTGTTCCTCACTCAGCACACTTATACTGTCACGTAATAATCTCTCTGGAGTGATCCCCTCTCCTTTGTTTGATAACTCATCTAAGCTTTTTATGGTTGATCTCCAGATAAATTCTTTCACTGGTCTAATCCCACACTTTCGTAATGTAACAACACTCAAATTTCTTTGCCTGACAGAGAACTTCCTCTCTGGAAGCATACCTCCCACGATAGGAAATGTTTCTTCCCTCACTTCTATATTGCTCGGCCAAAATAGGTTATCAGGATTAATTCCAGAGACTTTGAGTCACATTACTAAACTGTTTGAGCTTGATCTAAGTTTCAACAGTTTATCAGGGAGTGTCCCGTTGTCTctttacaacatgacatcactCAAGTACTTTAGCGTAGGCAGCAATGCCCTTGTTGGACAGATACCATCTCACATTGGTTACTCACTACCAAACCTCCAGTCCCTAATCCTGGGAAGCAACAGGCTGGAGGGCCTGATCCCTACTTCAATAGCTAACATGTTAAATCTTCAGGTACTTGATCTTTCAAACAACTCATTACATGGCTCTGTGCCATCTCTTGGTTCGTTGGCAAACTTGCGTCAGTTAATTTTAGGGAAGAACTTGCTAGAAGCATATGACTGGTCATTTCTTACATCTCTGGCAAGTTGCACCCAGCTGACAAAATTGTCCTTGGAAGGGAATGCTCTAAAAGGCAGCTTACCTATTGCAGTTGTTAATCTTTCCACAACGCTAGGAGATTTATCGCTTGCATCAAACCAAATTTCAGGCTCCATACCTGCTGAGATTAGCAATCTTGTTAATCTCACTTCGCTTAGAATGGAAAGCAATTTTCTTTCTGGAAGCATACCTTCTACCATTGGGAAGCTGCAATACCTATATATCCTAAGTCTATCAAACAACAAATTATCAGGTCTGATCCCTCCCTCGGTTGGTGACATTACTCAACTAGGCAAGCTTTATCTTAGTGATAACAAGTTGACCGGTAACATACCTGGTAGTTTAGGTTTGTGCAAGGGACTTCTTGAACTCAACTTGTCTCGAAACAATCTCAATGGGTCAATACCAGTCGAACTCTTTGCCAACCCTCCATTTTCCTTGGGTCTGGACTTCTCGCACAACAATCTCACCGGGGAACTGCCATTGGAACTTGGTACACATGGTGTTGGTGATGGTCCAACATCCCTTCACATGGAAGTAAACAAGTTTCATGGACAAATTCCAGCAAGATGGCAGTTAGCATCAACCCTGCAGATTAATCTTTCTCACAATGAATTATCTGGTGTCGTGCCTGAATTATTTGGGTACCTTCCTATGTTGGAGCAACTCGATCTATCTTACAACAACTTGGAAGGGGCTATTCCTACAAGTGGGATCTTTGAGAATTCTACCGCAGTAGTTTTGGGTGGAAACAAGGGACTCTGTTCGAATTCCTCGAGGCTAGCATTACCAATTTGTCATGGCATCTCATCTTCAGGAACTAAAACAAAGCACCATCTGTCCTTGATGGCAACCTTGCTGCTAATTGTACTACCACCACTTACTATTGCTTCCCTAGTCTTGCTATGGTTTTCGCCCGCTCTTTGGAAGAGAGCAGTGTTCTTATTTTTCCAATTGGCAGTTGTGTCCAAGAAGATGTTTCGTTTTGTTACCCATCACAAGAGAAGAGAAGTGCATACAGCTCCGCGCAACGATGAGAAGAAGCTGAAGAGGGTGTCATATCAGGACATTCTTAAAGCTACCAACTGGCTTTCTTCGCTACATACTATTAGCTCAACCTCTACTGGGTCAGTTTATGTTGGTAGGTTCAAGTCCGACAGGAGATTGGTTGCCATCAAAGTGTTCAACTTGAGTGAACCTAGTGGAAGTGATAGTTACTGTATTGAGTGTGAAGTGCTACGAAACACCCGCCATAGAAATATAATGTGTCCTGTGACCATATGCTCGACACTTGATTCACAAAATCACGAGTTCAAAGCGCTGATATTCAAGTTCATGGTTAACGGCAGCCTTGACAGATGGTTACATTCTGAGCAACACAATGGAATCCCAGGCAGAGCGCTAAACTTTGGCCAGAGGATATGCATAGAGGCAGATGTGGCTTCTGCTCTTGATTATGTCCACAACCAACTGACGCCTCCTCTGATCCATTGTGATTTGAAGCCAGAGAACATCCTTTTGGACGATGACATGACCGCGCGGCTCAGTGATTTCGGCTCGGCAAAGTTTTTGTCGCCTGATATGTTTATTCCTGAAAGCCTGGATGATGTTGGAGGAACAGTTGGATACATGGCACCTG AGTACGGGACTGGTTACGAGATCTCCATaggagctgatgcatatagttttggagtgctcctgctggaGTTGCTTACCGGAAAACGACCAACCGATGATATGTTTGTTGATGGGCTTACCCTTCCCATTTTCTCTGAATCCATGTTCCCTGAAAGAGTCGCGGAGATTCTAGATCCTCGTATGGGACATGAGGAGCATCAAGTGTGTGCAGAAGTATGGACGCAGAGATATATTGTCCCCCTGATTGCTCTTGGATTGTCATGTACCGTGGAATCTCCGAAGGATAGACCTGGAATGAAAGATGTTTGTGCAAAACTTTCTGCTATAAGAGATGCTTTTCTGGAACACCGTGATGACGATTGA
- the LOC109754305 gene encoding uncharacterized protein isoform X2 — translation MNLADNDLSGTIPEELGKLPNLHTLNLAGNSLGDNIPDSIGTSNSLSYVNLANNSLTGGIPLSWANCSSLSTLILSRNNLSGVIPSPLFDNSSKLFMVDLQINSFTGLIPHFRNVTTLKFLCLTENFLSGSIPPTIGNVSSLTSILLGQNRLSGLIPETLSHITKLFELDLSFNSLSGSVPLSLYNMTSLKYFSVGSNALVGQIPSHIGYSLPNLQSLILGSNRLEGLIPTSIANMLNLQVLDLSNNSLHGSVPSLGSLANLRQLILGKNLLEAYDWSFLTSLASCTQLTKLSLEGNALKGSLPIAVVNLSTTLGDLSLASNQISGSIPAEISNLVNLTSLRMESNFLSGSIPSTIGKLQYLYILSLSNNKLSGLIPPSVGDITQLGKLYLSDNKLTGNIPGSLGLCKGLLELNLSRNNLNGSIPVELFANPPFSLGLDFSHNNLTGELPLELGTHGVGDGPTSLHMEVNKFHGQIPARWQLASTLQINLSHNELSGVVPELFGYLPMLEQLDLSYNNLEGAIPTSGIFENSTAVVLGGNKGLCSNSSRLALPICHGISSSGTKTKHHLSLMATLLLIVLPPLTIASLVLLWFSPALWKRAVFLFFQLAVVSKKMFRFVTHHKRREVHTAPRNDEKKLKRVSYQDILKATNWLSSLHTISSTSTGSVYVGRFKSDRRLVAIKVFNLSEPSGSDSYCIECEVLRNTRHRNIMCPVTICSTLDSQNHEFKALIFKFMVNGSLDRWLHSEQHNGIPGRALNFGQRICIEADVASALDYVHNQLTPPLIHCDLKPENILLDDDMTARLSDFGSAKFLSPDMFIPESLDDVGGTVGYMAPEYGTGYEISIGADAYSFGVLLLELLTGKRPTDDMFVDGLTLPIFSESMFPERVAEILDPRMGHEEHQVCAEVWTQRYIVPLIALGLSCTVESPKDRPGMKDVCAKLSAIRDAFLEHRDDD, via the exons ATGAACCTTGCTGATAATGATCTGTCGGGCACAATCCCTGAAGAGTTGGGTAAGCTCCCAAACCTCCATACGCTGAATCTTGCCGGCAACAGTCTTGGAGATAACATCCCTGATTCCATAGGCACTAGCAATTCACTTAGCTATGTCAATCTTGCAAACAATAGTCTGACCGGTGGTATTCCTCTCTCATGGGCCAATTGTTCCTCACTCAGCACACTTATACTGTCACGTAATAATCTCTCTGGAGTGATCCCCTCTCCTTTGTTTGATAACTCATCTAAGCTTTTTATGGTTGATCTCCAGATAAATTCTTTCACTGGTCTAATCCCACACTTTCGTAATGTAACAACACTCAAATTTCTTTGCCTGACAGAGAACTTCCTCTCTGGAAGCATACCTCCCACGATAGGAAATGTTTCTTCCCTCACTTCTATATTGCTCGGCCAAAATAGGTTATCAGGATTAATTCCAGAGACTTTGAGTCACATTACTAAACTGTTTGAGCTTGATCTAAGTTTCAACAGTTTATCAGGGAGTGTCCCGTTGTCTctttacaacatgacatcactCAAGTACTTTAGCGTAGGCAGCAATGCCCTTGTTGGACAGATACCATCTCACATTGGTTACTCACTACCAAACCTCCAGTCCCTAATCCTGGGAAGCAACAGGCTGGAGGGCCTGATCCCTACTTCAATAGCTAACATGTTAAATCTTCAGGTACTTGATCTTTCAAACAACTCATTACATGGCTCTGTGCCATCTCTTGGTTCGTTGGCAAACTTGCGTCAGTTAATTTTAGGGAAGAACTTGCTAGAAGCATATGACTGGTCATTTCTTACATCTCTGGCAAGTTGCACCCAGCTGACAAAATTGTCCTTGGAAGGGAATGCTCTAAAAGGCAGCTTACCTATTGCAGTTGTTAATCTTTCCACAACGCTAGGAGATTTATCGCTTGCATCAAACCAAATTTCAGGCTCCATACCTGCTGAGATTAGCAATCTTGTTAATCTCACTTCGCTTAGAATGGAAAGCAATTTTCTTTCTGGAAGCATACCTTCTACCATTGGGAAGCTGCAATACCTATATATCCTAAGTCTATCAAACAACAAATTATCAGGTCTGATCCCTCCCTCGGTTGGTGACATTACTCAACTAGGCAAGCTTTATCTTAGTGATAACAAGTTGACCGGTAACATACCTGGTAGTTTAGGTTTGTGCAAGGGACTTCTTGAACTCAACTTGTCTCGAAACAATCTCAATGGGTCAATACCAGTCGAACTCTTTGCCAACCCTCCATTTTCCTTGGGTCTGGACTTCTCGCACAACAATCTCACCGGGGAACTGCCATTGGAACTTGGTACACATGGTGTTGGTGATGGTCCAACATCCCTTCACATGGAAGTAAACAAGTTTCATGGACAAATTCCAGCAAGATGGCAGTTAGCATCAACCCTGCAGATTAATCTTTCTCACAATGAATTATCTGGTGTCGTGCCTGAATTATTTGGGTACCTTCCTATGTTGGAGCAACTCGATCTATCTTACAACAACTTGGAAGGGGCTATTCCTACAAGTGGGATCTTTGAGAATTCTACCGCAGTAGTTTTGGGTGGAAACAAGGGACTCTGTTCGAATTCCTCGAGGCTAGCATTACCAATTTGTCATGGCATCTCATCTTCAGGAACTAAAACAAAGCACCATCTGTCCTTGATGGCAACCTTGCTGCTAATTGTACTACCACCACTTACTATTGCTTCCCTAGTCTTGCTATGGTTTTCGCCCGCTCTTTGGAAGAGAGCAGTGTTCTTATTTTTCCAATTGGCAGTTGTGTCCAAGAAGATGTTTCGTTTTGTTACCCATCACAAGAGAAGAGAAGTGCATACAGCTCCGCGCAACGATGAGAAGAAGCTGAAGAGGGTGTCATATCAGGACATTCTTAAAGCTACCAACTGGCTTTCTTCGCTACATACTATTAGCTCAACCTCTACTGGGTCAGTTTATGTTGGTAGGTTCAAGTCCGACAGGAGATTGGTTGCCATCAAAGTGTTCAACTTGAGTGAACCTAGTGGAAGTGATAGTTACTGTATTGAGTGTGAAGTGCTACGAAACACCCGCCATAGAAATATAATGTGTCCTGTGACCATATGCTCGACACTTGATTCACAAAATCACGAGTTCAAAGCGCTGATATTCAAGTTCATGGTTAACGGCAGCCTTGACAGATGGTTACATTCTGAGCAACACAATGGAATCCCAGGCAGAGCGCTAAACTTTGGCCAGAGGATATGCATAGAGGCAGATGTGGCTTCTGCTCTTGATTATGTCCACAACCAACTGACGCCTCCTCTGATCCATTGTGATTTGAAGCCAGAGAACATCCTTTTGGACGATGACATGACCGCGCGGCTCAGTGATTTCGGCTCGGCAAAGTTTTTGTCGCCTGATATGTTTATTCCTGAAAGCCTGGATGATGTTGGAGGAACAGTTGGATACATGGCACCTG AGTACGGGACTGGTTACGAGATCTCCATaggagctgatgcatatagttttggagtgctcctgctggaGTTGCTTACCGGAAAACGACCAACCGATGATATGTTTGTTGATGGGCTTACCCTTCCCATTTTCTCTGAATCCATGTTCCCTGAAAGAGTCGCGGAGATTCTAGATCCTCGTATGGGACATGAGGAGCATCAAGTGTGTGCAGAAGTATGGACGCAGAGATATATTGTCCCCCTGATTGCTCTTGGATTGTCATGTACCGTGGAATCTCCGAAGGATAGACCTGGAATGAAAGATGTTTGTGCAAAACTTTCTGCTATAAGAGATGCTTTTCTGGAACACCGTGATGACGATTGA
- the LOC109754305 gene encoding probable LRR receptor-like serine/threonine-protein kinase At3g47570 isoform X3, translating to MPSLLSLLCSLLILFSFNTTILEAAQANESEIDRWALLCFRYGVHYYPLHILNSWRADSLNFCGWKGVTCSTKFPPRVVSLNVTSARLGGKISGCVVNLTFLSSMNLADNDLSGTIPEELVVSKKMFRFVTHHKRREVHTAPRNDEKKLKRVSYQDILKATNWLSSLHTISSTSTGSVYVGRFKSDRRLVAIKVFNLSEPSGSDSYCIECEVLRNTRHRNIMCPVTICSTLDSQNHEFKALIFKFMVNGSLDRWLHSEQHNGIPGRALNFGQRICIEADVASALDYVHNQLTPPLIHCDLKPENILLDDDMTARLSDFGSAKFLSPDMFIPESLDDVGGTVGYMAPEYGTGYEISIGADAYSFGVLLLELLTGKRPTDDMFVDGLTLPIFSESMFPERVAEILDPRMGHEEHQVCAEVWTQRYIVPLIALGLSCTVESPKDRPGMKDVCAKLSAIRDAFLEHRDDD from the exons ATGCCCTCACTCTTGTCTCTGCTCTGTAGTTTGCTCATCCTTTTCTCTTTCAACACTACAATACTCGAAGCAGCACAAGCAAATGAGTCCGAGATCGATCGTTGGGCTCTCCTTTGCTTCAGGTACGGCGTCCATTATTATCCCCTTCACATCCTAAACTCATGGAGAGCCGACTCACTCAACTTTTGTGGCTGGAAGGGGGTTACCTGCAGCACAAAGTTTCCACCTCGGGTGGTCTCTCTTAATGTCACTTCTGCTCGTCTCGGTGGGAAAATTTCTGGATGTGTAGTCAACTTGACGTTTCTGTCATCGATGAACCTTGCTGATAATGATCTGTCGGGCACAATCCCTGAAGAGTTGG TTGTGTCCAAGAAGATGTTTCGTTTTGTTACCCATCACAAGAGAAGAGAAGTGCATACAGCTCCGCGCAACGATGAGAAGAAGCTGAAGAGGGTGTCATATCAGGACATTCTTAAAGCTACCAACTGGCTTTCTTCGCTACATACTATTAGCTCAACCTCTACTGGGTCAGTTTATGTTGGTAGGTTCAAGTCCGACAGGAGATTGGTTGCCATCAAAGTGTTCAACTTGAGTGAACCTAGTGGAAGTGATAGTTACTGTATTGAGTGTGAAGTGCTACGAAACACCCGCCATAGAAATATAATGTGTCCTGTGACCATATGCTCGACACTTGATTCACAAAATCACGAGTTCAAAGCGCTGATATTCAAGTTCATGGTTAACGGCAGCCTTGACAGATGGTTACATTCTGAGCAACACAATGGAATCCCAGGCAGAGCGCTAAACTTTGGCCAGAGGATATGCATAGAGGCAGATGTGGCTTCTGCTCTTGATTATGTCCACAACCAACTGACGCCTCCTCTGATCCATTGTGATTTGAAGCCAGAGAACATCCTTTTGGACGATGACATGACCGCGCGGCTCAGTGATTTCGGCTCGGCAAAGTTTTTGTCGCCTGATATGTTTATTCCTGAAAGCCTGGATGATGTTGGAGGAACAGTTGGATACATGGCACCTG AGTACGGGACTGGTTACGAGATCTCCATaggagctgatgcatatagttttggagtgctcctgctggaGTTGCTTACCGGAAAACGACCAACCGATGATATGTTTGTTGATGGGCTTACCCTTCCCATTTTCTCTGAATCCATGTTCCCTGAAAGAGTCGCGGAGATTCTAGATCCTCGTATGGGACATGAGGAGCATCAAGTGTGTGCAGAAGTATGGACGCAGAGATATATTGTCCCCCTGATTGCTCTTGGATTGTCATGTACCGTGGAATCTCCGAAGGATAGACCTGGAATGAAAGATGTTTGTGCAAAACTTTCTGCTATAAGAGATGCTTTTCTGGAACACCGTGATGACGATTGA